The region CATCTCCTTTGGGGGCAGTGCCCGGTGCCCGCGCTGTGCGGACTCCGCGTCGCGCGATGATGGCCCAATCCGGAAAACGGCCGGAAATGCAGAAGAACTGCCATTGGCATGGAAAGCCCGTGAGGGCTCTTTCCGCCCGGAACACGGCCCAGTAAGGCCGGGTGCAGCCACTGGCCGGCCCTGCCATCGACGGCTCTGCTACCAGTAGTGCCGACGCCCACCGATCGCGTGCCCGGTGGCGCCCAGGACCCAGAGGATCGCTCCGATGACGAGAAGGACGATTCCAATGGTCCACAGGATGGAGATGCCGGTCACAAAGCCGACGACGAGGAGAATGATCCCGAGGGCGATCATGGATTCCTCCGATCCTTCGAGAACGCTCCAATTTCAGTATCCTCTCGAATCAGCTCCACGCCAACTCGTTCCCCTGTTACGGCCGGACGTAATGGCCCTTGGGCGGGCCTTTTGCGGAAAGCGTGTCGCAGTTCCGTTTCTCCTCGTTCGATCGCTCGGGGTCTCGAATCCAACCGAGCCCAAGAGAAAAGCAGTGGTGCGTTCACCCCGCCCAGCCCGGGAAGCGGCCCGTCGACCGCAGCTGCTGGCGCCGCTCGGCGTAGGCTGGGACGTCCCGGCATAGCCGCCCGGCCGTGGCGCGCACCAGGGGGCGCGGCAGCGGCGCGGATCGGCGGGCGGCGGGGAAGCCCGGACGGTCCGAGGCGGCGACCACCGTCTCCATGACGGTGGTGCGGGGGTGGCCGGAACCGTCCGCGCCGAGCGGGATGGCGTGCCTCCCCACGACGGAGCCCGCGCCCGCGCCCTCGGTGATGCGCAGCAGTGCGGGGTGGACCGGCACGACCAGCCGGCCCGCCACCTTGAAGGACACGTCGAGGGTGAGGGCCTCCGCGCCGTCGTCCGCCGTACAGGCCGGGCCGCCGGGCGCGCCCCCGTCGGCAGGAGATGAGGACCATGAGGACAAGCGGACGAGGACTCGGCCGCCGCGGCATCGCCCGCTCCCCGAGCCCGCACACCGGTGTCTCACCGCTGAGCGGACGCGTGGCCGTCGTCACCGGAGCCGCCCGCGGCGTCGGCGCGGCCGTCGCCACCGCGCTGTCCGAGGCCGGTGCACGGGTGGCGCTGCTCGGCCGGGAGGAGGAGAGGCTGCGGGAGGCGGCGGCCGGGCTGCCCACGCCCACCCTGTGCGTCGAGGCGGACGTCACCGACCCGGCCGCCCTGGACGCCGCCGCACGCGAGGTCGAAACACGGCTCGGCCCCGCCGACGTGGTCGTGGCCAACGCGGGCATCGCCGTCAGCGGGCCCTTCCGCGACACCGAGGCCGACCTGTGGCAGCGGGTCGTCGACGTCAACCTGACCGGCGCGGCCAACACCGCCAGGGCCTTCCTGCCCCACCTCACCCGCACCCGCGGCTACTTCCTCCAGGTCGCCTCCACTGCCTCGTTCGGCTCCGCGCCCATGATGAGCGCGTACTGCGCCTCCAAGGCGGGTGCGGAGTCCTTCGCCCAATCCCTGCGCTGCGAGCTCGAACCCGACGGCATCGCCGTCGGCGTCGCCTACCTGCACTGGACCGGCACCGACATGATCGGCGGCATCGACGACAACCCGGTACTGCGGGCCCTGCGCGCGCACCAGCCCCGGTTCGCCCGCCGCGTCCAGACTCCGGCGCGGGTGGCCGGCCTGCTCACCGACGGCATCGTCCGCCGCGCTCCCCGCGTCCACGCGCCGCCCTGGCTGCGCTGGTGCCAGGCGCTGCGCCCGGTCTTCCCCGCCCTCGTCGCCCACATCTCCCGGCGCGAGCTGCGGTGCCGGAGCGGGGCCGAGTTCGCCGCAGGCACCGGAGCAATGGGCGCGGGCGGCCGCGCCGACTGGACCGCGCACCGGTCCGCGCCGACTCCGCGGCCGGGCGGGCAGGCGGACTGACCGTGTTCGGCACGGATCCCGAGCGCATCCTGCTGGTCAACCACCCACTCGCCCTCGCAGTGAAGGTCTCCCTGTCTCGCCCGACCATCCAGGGCGACCTGCGCGACAACGACTGCTACGCCGGACAGCGGTACGCCCCCTGATGGAGATGCGACTGCCCGCCCCGGCCTGATGCTGCCCGCCCCGGCCTGATGCTGATCCGGGCTCGGTGGTGGACGCCGTCGAGGAACACGGGCGGATAAGGAAATCGAAAGGTAGGCCTTTCTAGCTTCGGGAACCGTCGCCGGGCCGCTGTGGACCGGCCCCCTCCTGGAGGTTCTCTTCCGTGGAACGCTTCGCCGCATTCGTCATGCGGCACCGACTCTGGGTGGCCCTGGTCTGGGCCGCCGTCACCGTGGTCGGTGTGGTGATGGCGCCGCATGTCGCCGGCCGGCTCAAGAGCGGCACGACCGTCAGCACCGCCAGCTACGACGCCAACGTCGCGCTGGCCAAGGAGTACGGCGGGGCGTCCGCCAAGCCCAGCGTGCTGGTCGTCGACCTGCCGAAGGGCATCACCGCGGACAGCCCCGCCGCGAAGGCCGGTCTGGCCGCGGCCGACAAGGTGGCGTCCGGCGTTGCCGGGGTCCGCGATCTGTCCTACGCGAACACCGGTGACAAGGCGCTGGTGGGCACCGGGGGCCGCGCCACCCTGGTCATGGTGTACCCGCCCGCATCAGGTACCACGGTTCCCGCGCAGGTCATGGACGGCATGAGCAGCGCGATCACGCACGCGGTGCCCGGCACGACGGTGCACCGGACCGGCATCGAGGAGCTCAGCGCCGGCGGCGGCAGCAGCGGTGCGAGCGTGCTGAGCGAGATCCTGCTCGGCGGCGGGCTCGCACTGGTTGTGCTGGCCTGGGTGTTCGGGCTCCGCGCTGGCCCTGCTGCCGCTGCTGTCGGCGGTCGTCTCGGTGCTGACGATGCAGCTGGCGATCTGGGGCCTGACCTACGCCACGAGCATCGCCATCAACCCCTCGGTGCAGTTCATCGTCGCCCTGCTGGGCCTCGGCCTGTCGATCGACTACTCGCTGCTGCTGGTCAACCGCTGGCGGGAGGAGCGCGACAAGGGCGCCGACAACCGCGAGGCGGTCCTGCGCTCCATGCGCCGCGCCGGGCACTCGGTGGCCTTCAGCGCGCTGATCGCCTCACTGGGCCTGTTCGCGCTGACCGTCGTCCCGGTCTCCTTCATCCAGGGCGTCGGCCTGTCCGGACTGTTCATCCCCTCCATCGCCGCTCTGGTGGCGCTCACCACCATCCCGCTGCTGCTGGCCTCCGTCGGACCGCGGATGGACCGCATCCGCCTGCACCGTCGCACCACGGCGGGCCCTGGCCGGATGTGGACGCGCACCGCCCGCACGATCGTCGCCCGCCCCAAGGCCGCGGCCCTTATGGGAACCGCGATTCTGGGTACTCTGTGCGCGTTCGGGCTGACCATCAACATCGCCTCCCCGATCAGCACGTCGCTCGCCGGGGGCGGCCCGGCCGAGCAGGGCCTGCGGGCCCTGCAGCACGACGGGTTCCCCACCGGCGTACTCACCTCGGTTCCCATCGAACTGCCCGCAGGCACCGACCCCGCGGCCACCGCCGCCACCCTGCGGACCCTGCCCGACCTCCACGGCGTCCTGGCCGCCGACATACCCGCCTGGCACCACTCCGGCAGTTCGGTGATCATGGCGCTGCCCGATCACGAGATCGGCACCGCGCACGCCGGTACCGCCCTGTCCCAGCTGCGCGGCGCCGTCCCGCACAACGCGATGATCGGCGGCGAACAGGTCCAGTCGGCCGACGTCACCCACATCCTGTCCACCTGGTTCCCCGCGCTCCTGGCCGTCGCCGCGCTGCTCACCTTCGTTCTGCTGGCCCGCGGCATGCGCTCCCTGCTGCTGCCCGCCAAGGCCGTCGCCCTCAACCTGCTCTCGGTCGGTGCCGCGTACGGCGTACTGGTCCTGATCTGGCAGCACGGCTACGGCTCGCATGCCCTGTGGGGCATCCCCGCCACCGGCTCGATCAGCCCGTTCGTGCCGATGCTTCTGTTCGGGTTCCTGTTCGGGGTGTCCATGGATTACGAGGTGTTCATCCTGGATCGGATCCGTGAGGCCCACGACCGCACCGGCGACACCCCCGCCTCCGTGGTCGAGGGCATCTCCCGCACCGGGCGCCTCGTCACGAGCGCCGCCCTCATCCTGTTCCTCGCCCTGGTGTCCCTGTCGTCCTCGCCGGACGTGACCATCAAGATGATGGCCACCGGTATGGCCGCGGGTATCCTCATCGACGCTTTGGTCGTACGCACCCTGCTCACCCCCTCCCTGGTGGTGCTCTTCGGCCGCGCCAACTGGTACCTGCCGGCCTGGGCCGCCCGCCTGCTGCGTATCAAGCCGCAGGCCACCGGTCACGGTGACCACCACGGCGGACACGGAACAGACGGCACGGACGGCGGCGCGCATGAGGACGCCCACCCGGCCCTGTCCCGGCATGCTTGAGCCATGCGCATTCTCGTGATCGAGGACGACGAGGCCCTCGGCGCATCCCTCACCTGGGGGCTGAAAGCCGAGGGCTACGTCGTCTGCCTGACCGCCGACGGGGCGGAAGGGCTGTGGCTGGCGCAGGAGCACGACTTCGACCTGATCGTCCTGGACGTCATGCTCCCGGGCCTGGACGGCTACCAGATCTGCGCACGGCTGCGCGAAGCCGGCAAGTGGACCCCGATCCTCATGCTCACCGCCATGGACGCCCCTCTCGACCAGGCCGAGGGCCTCGATCTGGGCGCCGACGACTACCTCACCAAGCCGTTCTCCTATCCGGTGCTGCTCGCCCACCTGCGGGCCCTGCTGCGCCGCAGCACCCGTGAGCGCCCCGCCCAACTGCGGTCCGGGGAGCTGACGTTGGACCCGGCCACCCACGCGGTCCACTTCGCCGGCCGGCCCCTCGCCCTCACGCCTGGTGAGGCGAGCGTGCTGGAGTACCTGCTGCGCGCCGAGGGCCGCACCGTCTCCAAGGCCGAACTCCTGGAACACTGCTGGGACATGGCCTCCCGGGCCGACCCTGCCGTCGTCGAGGTCCGCATCCACCACCTGCGCCGCAAGACCGACGCGAGCGTCATCGAGACCGTACGAGGCAGGGGGTACCGCATTGACCCGCACCGCCCCTAGCCGCTCGCTGCGGCTGCGCGTCACGCTCATGGCCACCCTGATCGTCACCGCCGCCCTCGCGCTCGGCATCGCGGTGATCGCGATCACGCTGGTCAGCTCCGTACGCGCGAACGTCGACACGACGCTGACCTCCTACGCGACATCCGTCGGCCGCTCCGCCGACGGAACCTGGCCCAAGCCCCTGCCCGCCGTCCCCGACGACCCGAGCGCCTGGGCCCAGGTCGTCGACGGCTCCGGAACCGTGGTGGCCGCCACCGCGAACGTCCAGGGCCGGCCCGCCCGGTACACCCTGCCCGCGGGCAGCACCACGCCGCGGACAGTTCCCGGACAGGGCACGGACGACGACGAACACGTGGTGGCCCAGCGCTACGTCGCCGGCACCACACCCGTGGTCGTGTACACCGGCGCCTCCACCCGCATCCTCAGCATCGTCACCAACGACCTCCAGGGCCATCTGCTGTTCGTCCTGCCGCTGGTCGTCCTCGGCGCACTCGGCATGTCCTGGGTGCTCATCGGCCGCACCCTGCGGCCGGTGGAACGCATCCGCGCCGAGGCTGCCGAGATCACCGGCAGCGACCTGCACCGCCGCATCCCCGGCCCCACCGGCGACGACGAGATCGGCCGCCTGACCGGCACCCTCAACTCGATGCTCGAACGCCTGGAGGACTCCGCGACCCGCCAGCGCCGCTTCGTCGCCGACGCCTCCCACGAGCTGCGCACCCCGCTCGCGGCCGTACGCACCTCCCTGGAGGTCGGAATCGCCTACCCCGACCGCGCCCCCTGGCCGGATCTGGCCGAACGCGCCGTCACCGAAACCGCCCGCCTCCAGCGCCTCGTCGACTCCCTGCTACTGCTTGCCCGCGCCGACGACGACACCCTGCTCACCCACCATGAGCCCATCGACCTGGCCGCACTGGCGCGCACCGCCGCCCGGTCCGTCCCCGCCCGCATCCCCCTGGAGATCCACACCGACGACGGCGTCCGCGTCCTCGGCGATCCCGATCAACTCACCCGCCTGATCCGCAACCTCCTCGACAACGCCGACCGCCACGCCGCCACGCACGTCCAGCTCACCGTCACCACCGACGGCCCCGACACGGCCGTCCTCCAGGTCAGCGACGACGGCCCCGGCATCCCGCCCGCCGACCGCGACCGGATCTTCGACCGGTTCGTGCGCCTCCAAGCCGCCCGGACCCGCCAGAGCGGCCCCGACTCCGGCACCGGCCTCGGCCTGGCCATCGCCCGCGACATCGCCACCGCGCACAGAGGCACGCTCACGGTCACCGACCGTCCCCCCACCACACGGGACACAGGAGTCGGCGCCTCACGGGACACAGGAGTCGGCGCCTCCTTCACCCTCCGGCTGCCCATCGCCCGCACCTGAGCCGGCAGCGCACTCAGGTTCGGCAGACGCCCTGCACCAAGACCTGCCAACTGTCCGCCAGCCGCTCGAAGTGGCGGGTGGCTTCGGCCCGCTCCGGCATGACCAGGTACAGCAGGATCGGGCCTTCGAGCGCGGCGGCGAGCTGGAGGGCGAGGCTGTCGGAATCCGGGCAGTCGGGCCGGGCCTGCCGCAGGAGTACCCGGATGTGCGCGGGCGAGAAGACGGCCTCCCCGGCAGGGATCGGCTGGGCGCGGTCGAGTGCGGCGCGGGCGAGCGCGTGGCGTTCGAGCAGGAAGGCGATGCGGGCGCGCCCATAGGCGATCAGCCTCTCGGCCGGGTCCGCGCCCGGTCCGAGCGGTGGCGGGCCGTACAGCACCTGTTCCTGGAAGGCGCGTTCATCCTCGTCCAGGAGGGCGTGGAAGACGCCCGCTCGCGTGCGGAAGCGGCGGAACACGGTGCCCTTGCCGAGGCCGGCCCGCTCGGCGAGGCCGTCCATCGTCACCTTCTCCGCTCCGACCTCGGCGATCATCTCCCGCGCCGTGTTCAGCAGCCGCCGGCGGTTGCGCGCGGCGTCCACCCGCTCGGCGCGTGGCTGACCGAGAGGCACGACGGGGTGATCCATGAGGCACCACTTTACGCCCCGACACGAAAGCGGGGTAAAGTCCGCTACTGCTACGGTTGAAGCTGGAACAGTTGGCCGAGAAGGAGCTGGTTGAGATGGGCATGAACGGAGTCGTGGACCGCAGCGTGGTCCTGCGCCCCACCCCGATCGAGCGACTCGATCTGTCGGGCAGGCGACTGACCGTCATCGGCGGCACGAATGGCCTGGGCCGGGCCATCGCCCGACAAGCCCTGGCGCGCGGGGCCGAAGTCACGGTGGCCGGACGGACCTTCCGCGACGCTCCGGCCGAACAGCTGACCTTCGTGAAGGCCGACCTCGCCTCGATGCGCGAGGCCGACCGCCTGGGACGGGAACTCCCGGTGGAGTCCGACGACGTCGTGCTGTTCACCCTGGGCACCTTCGCGGCCAAGAACCGGGAGGAGACCGCAGAACACCTTGAACGGGACATCGCGGTCAGTTACTTGAGTCGCTTCGCCGTACTCCGCGGTCTCGCCCCCCGCCTCGGCACCGCCCGCCCACAGGGCTCACCGCAGCCCCGGGTGTTCGTCATGGGCGCCCCGGGCTCCGGAGCCACCGGCGATCCCGACGACCTCAACACCGAGAGGGGTTACACCGGGATGCGGGCACACATCAACACCGTGGCCGCCAACGAAGCCCTCGTCCTCGGCGGTGAGAACACGCTGCCAGGCCCCGCGTACTTCGGCCTGAACCCTGGCGTCATCAAGACCGGAATCCGCGCCAACTACCTGGGCGAAGGCAGCCTCACCCACCGCCTCGCCGAGACCGTCATCGGTCTCCTCTCCCAGTCCCCCGACACGTACGCCAGGCGAATCGTGCCGCTCCTGTTCACCCCGGACCTCAACGGACGCACCGGGACCTTGTTCAACAACAAGGCCAGGCCGATCCTGCCCTCCAAAGGGCTGGACAAGGATCGCGTCGCGCGATTCGCCTCAGCCTCCGACGCACTTCTACGGCAGGCCCTCGGCTGAGCTCCGCTGATGTCCGGAGACAGGTGGTCAGATGCCCAGCACACGCCGGGCACGGAGATGGGCGATCTTCTCCTTCGTCCGGGGCGGGACGTAGGTCATGCCGGGGCTCCTCCGTTGTCTCGGGTGCGGCGGGCGCTGGTCAGTCCCACCGGGCCGCAGCCGACGACGGCGATGTCGTATGTCCATGGGGTGCTCTTTCATGGCGTCTGTCCGGCCGTTGACTCCTGGGCGCGTGGCGCGGGAGCGGTACGGCCCCGGTCGCGGGGCGTTCGTCCGCGGTCGCGGGACGTTCGTCCGCCGGCGGCCTGGGCGAGGATCGCGCCGAGGACGGCGGGGACGGCGAAGAGGATGAAGTTCCACCGGGGTGCCAGGTCGGCCGCGAGGAGCCAGCCGCCGAGCGTGGGGCCGGCGATCGCGCCGATGCGGCCCACTCCGAGCGCGACGCCCACCGCGCTGGCCCGCGCTGTCACCGGATAGGTGCGGGCAATGTACACATTGAGCAGCCCCTGGACGCCGACCGCGCCGCAGCCGCCGAGGACCACGATGCCGTAGAGCACCGGCAGCGGCAGTTGGGCGCTCATGCCGACGATCGCGGCGGCTCCGAGGGCGAAACTGGCGGTGACCGCTCCCTTCGATCCGGCACGGTCGGCCAGCAGCGCCATGGCGAGTCCGCCGACGGTGGCGCCGAGATTCAGCAGGACGAGGAAGGTCTGCGAGGACCGCAGCGGATAGTCCGCGGTCCTCATCAGCTCTGGCAGCCAGGTGTTCATGCCGAAGATGAGCAGGAACGAAAGGGCCGCCATGGCGCAGAACAGCAGTGTGGTGGTGAGGTACGGCGGCTTCAGCACCAGCCGTACACCGCGGCTGCCGGGGGCCGGGGCCGACGTCGTCGCCGCCCGCTGGTATTCCGTGGACTCGGGCAGCCAGGCGTAGGCCATGGGCAGCACGAGCAGACCGGCAATCCCGCCGACCAGGTACTCCGCGTGAAAACTGTGCCCGCTCAGCAACGTGTTGGCGGCGAGGGCCGCGAACGCGCCGCCGATGGGGGTTCCGCACTGCACGATCCCCGAGTACAGATTCTTCCGTCTGTCAGGAGCGAGTTCGAAGATCAGCGGGGCCATCGCCGGGTAGATCGCACCGGCGCCGAGCCCGACGACGAAACGGCCCGCACCGAACAGGGCCGGCAGGGGTGCCGCGGCGCAGACGAACATCCCGGCGCTGACGAGCGCGGCACTGACCAGGGTCGTCCGGCGCCGGCCGAACCGGTCGGTGAACTGGCCGACCAGCAGGGAGCCGATGAGCATCCCGATGGGCGTGAGGCTGCCCAGCAGGCCGACCAGGGCGACCGTGAGACCCCAGGGCCGGTAGTCGAGCAGCAGTGGTGTGGTCGCGCCGAACGCGACGAGATCGAAGCCTTCCAGTGTCATCACCGCCAGGCCGACGGCGAGTGCGGTGCCGGTCGGCGTGGACAGGCTCCGGGGCGGTTTCCCGCCCGTGCGAGGGAACGCGGGGGTGCTCAATGATCCGATTCCGTTCTCACCGCCCGCCTCTCGCCCGGTCGCTGCCGCTGATCGGGGCCATGCGCGGAGGGCGGAGGTACGCCGGTGCGGCCCGGCGGGGTGGGCCGGGTCGGGGGAGGGGGCGTTCGTGTGGTGCGGGGACGGCGGGCTGGGCCGTGCCCGGTGGGGCGCGGGGTACGGCGCGGAACCCCGCGCCCCTCCCGCTGGGCGCCGGGACCCGAGCGCGATCCGTTGGCTCGAGACCCGGCGGCCCCCTCCGCACCCGGCTCCTCAGGAGCGCGGGCGACGGAGCGCGCGGGGGCGGGGGCCATGTGACCTCAGGAGGGCCCGGTACCCGTGCGCGGCGGATTCCTCAGGCTCGCCGTCCGCCGTCGACCGACAGCGCGATGCCGGTGATGTAGGACGCCGCGTCCGAGCAGAGCCAGACGGCAGCGGCCGCGGCCTCCTCCGGGTTGGCCATCCGGCCGAGTGGCGTGATCGCCTCCTGCATGGCGATCAGGTCGGTACCGGCCGCCACCCGCTCGAACCCGGGAGTACGGGTCGGGCCGGGGCAGACGGCGTTGACCCGGATGCTGTCCGGTGCGTAATCGACGGCGGCGACCTTGGTGAGCCCGACGATGCCGTGCTTGGCGGCCACGTAGGCGGGGGCGGTCGGGATCGCGTACAGGCCGCCGTTGGAGGCGATGTTGACGATGGCGCCGCCCTCGCGGCGGCGCAGTGCGGGCAGTTCGTACTTCATGCACAGGAAGGTTCCGGCCAGATTGACATGAACCACGCGCTCGAACTCGGCCAGTGTCATCTGCTCGAGCTGCCGGTGATGGGAGTCCAGGCCGGCGTTGTTCACGGCGAAGTCGAGGCCCCCGTACTCCGCGACCGTACGCTCGACGGCCGCCCGCACGGAGCCTTCGTCGCCGATGTCGACGGGGATGGCCAGTGCCTCCCCACCGTCCTCCCTGATCATCAGGGCGGTCTCGGCGGCCGTGCTCTCGTCGATGTCGAGCACGGCGACCGCGGCGCCGCACCGGGCGAACTCCAGCGCCGCCGCGCGGCCGATCCCACTGCCCGCGCCGGTGACCAGTCCCGCTTTCCGGGTTGCGGCGCTCATGCCAGCGGCTCGTGGTTCGCCCAGGCGACCTTGTACGGGTGCCGCGACTGCCAGCGGTGGATGATCTCGTGCAGGGCGGGCGCGGCGAACCCCTTCGCCAGAGCGTCGATGTCGGCCACGGCGAACTGCACGATCGCGGTCGCGATCAGCGCGGGAATGGCCTCCTCCCCGGGGACGGGAATGTGGCGGCGGGCTGCGACCGACTGCGCGAAGCCGGTGTCGAGCATGGCCCGTTCGATATCCCCGAGGTATTGGTCGAGTTCCGTGTCGGGCAGCGGTTGATCGAAGGAGACGATCATCGTGTGCTGGATCATGCGGTAATTCTTGCGACCACATGCCGCAAGTGTCCAAGATCAGTATGGAATTCAGCGATAACCTACAGGCATGGTTGAACTGGAGACCCGCGAGCTCGAGTACTTCATCGCAGTCGCCGACGAGCTGCACTTCGGCCGGGCCGCCGCCCGGCTCTCGATCGCCCAGCCGGCGCTGTCGAAGGCGATCCGACGGATCGAGACCCGGCTCGGCGTCCCGCTGTTCCTCCGCTCCAGCCGGCACGTCGAGCTCACACCGGCCGGGGAAGCGTTGCAGGAGCACGGACGGCACGCGCTCAACGCGGTCGCCGCCGCCGTCCGCAGCGCCCGGCGTGCCGTCGACACCCAGGCGCACCTTCGGCTCGTACTCAAGCCCGGCGGCGACGCCGGTCTGCTGTCCGGGATCCTGGCCGAGTACGCCCACCAGCCCGATGCCCGCCGGGTCGACATCCTCTTCAGCGGCCCCGCCGACCGCACCGACTTCCTGCTCGACGGCCGGGCCGACGTCGGCCTGCTCTACGTACCGTTCGACGATCTCGACGGCCTGGACCACGAGACGCTCCACGCCGAGGAGCGGGTGGCCATCGTCCCCTCCGCACACCGACTGGCCGGGCTCGCTTCGGTGCGGATGGCCGATCTGGAGGGCGAGACCCTGCCGCGCTGGAAGGGCGTGCCAGGGGGCGACGGCACCGGTCCGGAGGTCGCCGACGTGGTCCAACTGCTCCAGATGATCAAAGTGAGCCGGATGATCGGCGTGCTCCCCCGGTCGCTGGTCGAGCCGCTCCCGCCCGGCCTCGTCGGTGTACCGGTATCCGACGCCCCGCTCAGCCGCCTCGTGCTCGCCTGGAAGGAACAGGACCGCCGCCCGCTGCTCGCCTCGTTCGTGGCCGCGGCGCTGAGGGTTCCTCCCCGAATGGCGGGCATGGTCGGGGCCGATGCGTCAGGGGCGTCCTTGACGTCGGGCCGAGGGGGCGTCTGAGCCCCCTCATGGGGATAGCGACGCGCGAAGGGGGCCGGAATCCCGGAGTCCGGCCCGTCGTCTCACCTGCTCTTGTCGGGGGTGAGGTCGTCCAGGTTGATGTTTACCTTGAAGGGGACCGTCCGCTGGAGGCTGTGGCGGAAGATTCCGGCGGGGGCGTAGGCACCGGTCGGTTCGTCGAGCTCATAGACGTGGACGACGGGGGTCCCACCCTCGTCCTCGATGCACCAGTAGTGGGGAATCCCGGCCTCGGCGTACTTGCGGAGCTTCACCGTCCGGTCCCGGTGGGCCGATTCGGGGG is a window of Streptomyces violaceusniger Tu 4113 DNA encoding:
- a CDS encoding DUF6131 family protein; the protein is MIALGIILLVVGFVTGISILWTIGIVLLVIGAILWVLGATGHAIGGRRHYW
- a CDS encoding DUF5914 domain-containing protein, encoding MSSWSSSPADGGAPGGPACTADDGAEALTLDVSFKVAGRLVVPVHPALLRITEGAGAGSVVGRHAIPLGADGSGHPRTTVMETVVAASDRPGFPAARRSAPLPRPLVRATAGRLCRDVPAYAERRQQLRSTGRFPGWAG
- a CDS encoding SDR family oxidoreductase, which encodes MRTSGRGLGRRGIARSPSPHTGVSPLSGRVAVVTGAARGVGAAVATALSEAGARVALLGREEERLREAAAGLPTPTLCVEADVTDPAALDAAAREVETRLGPADVVVANAGIAVSGPFRDTEADLWQRVVDVNLTGAANTARAFLPHLTRTRGYFLQVASTASFGSAPMMSAYCASKAGAESFAQSLRCELEPDGIAVGVAYLHWTGTDMIGGIDDNPVLRALRAHQPRFARRVQTPARVAGLLTDGIVRRAPRVHAPPWLRWCQALRPVFPALVAHISRRELRCRSGAEFAAGTGAMGAGGRADWTAHRSAPTPRPGGQAD
- a CDS encoding DUF4387 family protein, yielding MFGTDPERILLVNHPLALAVKVSLSRPTIQGDLRDNDCYAGQRYAP
- a CDS encoding MMPL family transporter yields the protein MCWPGCSGSALALLPLLSAVVSVLTMQLAIWGLTYATSIAINPSVQFIVALLGLGLSIDYSLLLVNRWREERDKGADNREAVLRSMRRAGHSVAFSALIASLGLFALTVVPVSFIQGVGLSGLFIPSIAALVALTTIPLLLASVGPRMDRIRLHRRTTAGPGRMWTRTARTIVARPKAAALMGTAILGTLCAFGLTINIASPISTSLAGGGPAEQGLRALQHDGFPTGVLTSVPIELPAGTDPAATAATLRTLPDLHGVLAADIPAWHHSGSSVIMALPDHEIGTAHAGTALSQLRGAVPHNAMIGGEQVQSADVTHILSTWFPALLAVAALLTFVLLARGMRSLLLPAKAVALNLLSVGAAYGVLVLIWQHGYGSHALWGIPATGSISPFVPMLLFGFLFGVSMDYEVFILDRIREAHDRTGDTPASVVEGISRTGRLVTSAALILFLALVSLSSSPDVTIKMMATGMAAGILIDALVVRTLLTPSLVVLFGRANWYLPAWAARLLRIKPQATGHGDHHGGHGTDGTDGGAHEDAHPALSRHA
- a CDS encoding response regulator transcription factor, which gives rise to MRILVIEDDEALGASLTWGLKAEGYVVCLTADGAEGLWLAQEHDFDLIVLDVMLPGLDGYQICARLREAGKWTPILMLTAMDAPLDQAEGLDLGADDYLTKPFSYPVLLAHLRALLRRSTRERPAQLRSGELTLDPATHAVHFAGRPLALTPGEASVLEYLLRAEGRTVSKAELLEHCWDMASRADPAVVEVRIHHLRRKTDASVIETVRGRGYRIDPHRP
- a CDS encoding sensor histidine kinase, whose product is MTRTAPSRSLRLRVTLMATLIVTAALALGIAVIAITLVSSVRANVDTTLTSYATSVGRSADGTWPKPLPAVPDDPSAWAQVVDGSGTVVAATANVQGRPARYTLPAGSTTPRTVPGQGTDDDEHVVAQRYVAGTTPVVVYTGASTRILSIVTNDLQGHLLFVLPLVVLGALGMSWVLIGRTLRPVERIRAEAAEITGSDLHRRIPGPTGDDEIGRLTGTLNSMLERLEDSATRQRRFVADASHELRTPLAAVRTSLEVGIAYPDRAPWPDLAERAVTETARLQRLVDSLLLLARADDDTLLTHHEPIDLAALARTAARSVPARIPLEIHTDDGVRVLGDPDQLTRLIRNLLDNADRHAATHVQLTVTTDGPDTAVLQVSDDGPGIPPADRDRIFDRFVRLQAARTRQSGPDSGTGLGLAIARDIATAHRGTLTVTDRPPTTRDTGVGASRDTGVGASFTLRLPIART
- a CDS encoding TetR/AcrR family transcriptional regulator — encoded protein: MDHPVVPLGQPRAERVDAARNRRRLLNTAREMIAEVGAEKVTMDGLAERAGLGKGTVFRRFRTRAGVFHALLDEDERAFQEQVLYGPPPLGPGADPAERLIAYGRARIAFLLERHALARAALDRAQPIPAGEAVFSPAHIRVLLRQARPDCPDSDSLALQLAAALEGPILLYLVMPERAEATRHFERLADSWQVLVQGVCRT
- a CDS encoding MFS transporter, coding for MSTPAFPRTGGKPPRSLSTPTGTALAVGLAVMTLEGFDLVAFGATTPLLLDYRPWGLTVALVGLLGSLTPIGMLIGSLLVGQFTDRFGRRRTTLVSAALVSAGMFVCAAAPLPALFGAGRFVVGLGAGAIYPAMAPLIFELAPDRRKNLYSGIVQCGTPIGGAFAALAANTLLSGHSFHAEYLVGGIAGLLVLPMAYAWLPESTEYQRAATTSAPAPGSRGVRLVLKPPYLTTTLLFCAMAALSFLLIFGMNTWLPELMRTADYPLRSSQTFLVLLNLGATVGGLAMALLADRAGSKGAVTASFALGAAAIVGMSAQLPLPVLYGIVVLGGCGAVGVQGLLNVYIARTYPVTARASAVGVALGVGRIGAIAGPTLGGWLLAADLAPRWNFILFAVPAVLGAILAQAAGGRTSRDRGRTPRDRGRTAPAPRAQESTAGQTP
- a CDS encoding SDR family NAD(P)-dependent oxidoreductase, whose amino-acid sequence is MSAATRKAGLVTGAGSGIGRAAALEFARCGAAVAVLDIDESTAAETALMIREDGGEALAIPVDIGDEGSVRAAVERTVAEYGGLDFAVNNAGLDSHHRQLEQMTLAEFERVVHVNLAGTFLCMKYELPALRRREGGAIVNIASNGGLYAIPTAPAYVAAKHGIVGLTKVAAVDYAPDSIRVNAVCPGPTRTPGFERVAAGTDLIAMQEAITPLGRMANPEEAAAAAVWLCSDAASYITGIALSVDGGRRA
- a CDS encoding LysR family transcriptional regulator, with amino-acid sequence MVELETRELEYFIAVADELHFGRAAARLSIAQPALSKAIRRIETRLGVPLFLRSSRHVELTPAGEALQEHGRHALNAVAAAVRSARRAVDTQAHLRLVLKPGGDAGLLSGILAEYAHQPDARRVDILFSGPADRTDFLLDGRADVGLLYVPFDDLDGLDHETLHAEERVAIVPSAHRLAGLASVRMADLEGETLPRWKGVPGGDGTGPEVADVVQLLQMIKVSRMIGVLPRSLVEPLPPGLVGVPVSDAPLSRLVLAWKEQDRRPLLASFVAAALRVPPRMAGMVGADASGASLTSGRGGV